ggaGACGGggttaacgtgtgtgtgtgtgtgtgtgtgtttgtgtgtgtgtgtgtgtgtgtgtgtgtgtgtgtgtgttatacagtgtattacaggaGACGGGGTTaacgggcgtgtgtgtgtgtgtgtgtttgtgtgtgtgtgtgtgtgtgtgtgttatacagtgtattacaggaGACGGGGTtaacgggtgtgtgtgtgtgagcgcgctatacagtgtattacaggaGATGGGGTTAACTGtggttggtgtgtggtgtgtgtgtgtgttatacagtgtattacaggaGACGGGGTtaacgggtgtgtgtgtgtgtgtgtgtgtgttatacagtgtattacaggaGACGGggttaacgtgtgtgtgtgtgtgcgtgcgctatacagtgtattacaggaGATGGGGTTaactggggtgtgtgtgtgtgtgtgtgtgtgttatacagtgtattTCAGGAGTTGGggttaacgtgtgtgtgtgtgtgtgtgtgtgttttatacagtgtattacaggaGGTGGGGTTAACTGGGGTTGGAAaatgcggtgtgtgtgtgtgtgtgtgtgtgaagtttgtatTATGGGGTTTCCCCTGTTTGTCTCTTTTATACGaatctccctttctctctctctctctctctctctctcactcacacacacacacacacacacacacatcaggagGACACATTGCTATAGTAATGTCTCAAGACAATAACTGAAACTGAAGCCCGATAACAAGTTGcttattttatacacaacaaaattttgctttcatgatTTCGTAAATTACTCTCGAGTTACACTACAGTATGgctaagtaaatatatatagtgCTCTACAGAGTATTTTATACAATAGGCAGCATGGAACTGTTTTTACATTCAGCCCTTCAAATATTTTCAAACACATTCATTGTGCTgtttccattttctgtagctAAAATCCAGAGTATGAAAAATGCTGTGCCtaaaaatgacaagaaaagGAGGAAGCAGCTGACTGAGGACGTCACCAAGCTAGAAGCTGAGCTGAATCAAAAGCATGAGAATGAGCTCAGACAGCTCCACACGTCCCCTGCCGAAGTGAAGGTGGTGTCTATCGACTGTTCTGTGATGTTGATTTTTGTGTATGATTCTGTGAGCTGTGGAAATAACAGGAACTGTCTGATTATTATGTGCAGGTTGATGAGGTTACTGATGCTGTCGAGGGCATGAATGTGTCTGGTGTACAGCAAGCAGATAGCAAACAGACCAAAATATCCAAAGCTCAAAAGAGAAGGGTGAGCTGATCTGTCAgacttctatctctctctctctctctctctctctctgtctctctctctccctctctctgtctctctctctctctgtctctctctctctgtctctctctctccctctctctgtctctctcccctttctctctctctctctctctctctctctccctctctctctctttctctctgtcctttccttatctctctctctctctctccgttttccttctctctcgttctttctttctttctttctttctttctttctttctttctttctagtcaacactttctgaccaatcgcATCCAAGAATGTAACAGCGTTGTCACTATGAATACATGACAAAGGTTTTGTCGGTGATTCTGTATTTGTGGGATATTTTCTAGGACAAGAAAGCAGCtcaggagaaggagagagagaaccgCATCGCTGAAGCTGAAGTAGAGAATCTGTCGGGATCTAGATATCAGGAAAGCCTAAAACTAACCCAAAAACTGTCAGAGAAGCAGCTGCAGATTAAAGAGATCTCATCTGATGGCCATTGCATGTATCGTGCAGTAGAGGATCAGCTAACAGGACGCGTCTGTTCTCTCAACATCCAAGAACTCAGAGTTCAAACGGCTCAATACATGAGGAGCCACAAGGATGATTTCCTGCCCTTCCTTACCAACCCCAGCACCGGGGAAATGTACAGTGCAGGTGAGCAGCAGCACTAAAGCCTTCAAGGGCATACAAGTGCTTTTATACATGCACATTTCGACTGGTAGTTTTGTTGGTTGGTTTATGGCAGGGGTATTCAAtgaaaattcaaagaggtccagttactaaaatttcctcccagcaaaggtccgaatcttatattgtcacttaaaatagtctaccctcatgttaataaaatcaatagcgcacatacatttcttttaatttgttttcaaaagtctgaacttgtctggcacttgaatggaaaacaatcctgtagttgtctttactacatgttaagtaacagacaacagaccctgaatttcttctgaataaaataaataaaaagtgcaaacacggctttgtgcagcctgaacttagggcctatatttcaagtaatgtaaaacattcagaatcttctgaataaaataaaagtgcttttaatctttaagaaaaaaatgaaacaaaagacttttgagctgccccttttttaaacattaactacattaataacacaggaaccttaggcaaaagaacatttcaggtaaaataga
The Tachysurus fulvidraco isolate hzauxx_2018 chromosome 7, HZAU_PFXX_2.0, whole genome shotgun sequence DNA segment above includes these coding regions:
- the otud6b gene encoding deubiquitinase OTUD6B → MEETAEEVLAKQHRKEKKELQAKIQSMKNAVPKNDKKRRKQLTEDVTKLEAELNQKHENELRQLHTSPAEVKVDEVTDAVEGMNVSGVQQADSKQTKISKAQKRRDKKAAQEKERENRIAEAEVENLSGSRYQESLKLTQKLSEKQLQIKEISSDGHCMYRAVEDQLTGRVCSLNIQELRVQTAQYMRSHKDDFLPFLTNPSTGEMYSAEEFEKYCSDVAETAAWGGQLELRALTHVLQLPIEVIQADSPTIVIGEEYDKSPITLVYMRHAYGLGEHYNSVEPQKDAAGEEQS